One Notolabrus celidotus isolate fNotCel1 chromosome 16, fNotCel1.pri, whole genome shotgun sequence DNA window includes the following coding sequences:
- the LOC117828164 gene encoding polyadenylate-binding protein 1A-like isoform X1: protein MNPSAPSYPMASLYVGDLHQDVTEAMLYEKFSPAGAILSIRVCRDMITRRSLGYAYVNFQQPADAERALDTMNFDVIKGRPVRIMWSQRDPSLRKSGVGNIFIKNLDKSIDNKALYDTFSAFGNILSCKVVCDENGSKGYGFVHFETQVAAERAIEKMNGMLLNDRKVFVGRFKSRKEREAELGARAKEFTNVYIKNFGDDMDDEKLRELFSKYGSSMSIRVMTDDSGKSRGFGFVSFERHEDAQQAVDEMNGKEMNGKLIYVGRAQKKVERQTELKRKFEQMKQDRMTRYQGVNLYVKNLDDGIDDERLRKEFSPFGTITSAKVMTEGGRSKGFGFVCFSSPEEATKAVTEMNGRIVATKPLYVALAQRKEERQAHLTNQYMQRMATVRAVPNPVINPYQPAPPSGYFMAAIPQAQNRASYYPAAGQMAQLRPSPRWTTQGVRPQHFQNMPGAMRPSAPRPQTFSGMRLGSQVPRMMSAQRVASQTMGPRPPTAAAGAPPPVRGVPQYKYAAGVRNPTQHMTAQPQVNMQQPAVHVQGQEPLTASMLAAAPPQEQKQMLGERLFPLIQNMHPSLAGKITGMLLEIDNSELLHMLESPESLRSKGDEAVAVLQAHQAKEAAQKTVTNSTGVQSVST, encoded by the exons ATGAACCCCAGCGCTCCCAGTTATCCCATGGCCTCCCTGTACGTCGGGGATCTGCATCAAGATGTGACTGAAGCCATGCTTTACGAGAAATTCAGCCCAGCCGGAGCCATCCTGTCGATCCGAGTCTGCAGGGACATGATCACCCGTCGTTCCCTGGGATACGCGTATGTCAACTTCCAGCAACCAGCGGACG CCGAGCGTGCACTGGACACCATGAACTTTGATGTGATCAAGGGGCGGCCTGTGCGCATCATGTGGTCACAGCGGGATCCATCATTGAGGAAAAGTGGTGTCGGTAACATCTTCATCAAGAACCTCGACAAGTCCATAGACAACAAGGCTCTTTATGACACCTTCTCTGCTTTTGggaacatcctgtcctgcaag GTGGTCTGTGATGAAAATGGCTCTAAAGGCTACGGCTTTGTGCATTTTGAGACTCAGGTGGCAGCGGAAAGAGCCATTGAGAAAATGAATGGCATGCTTCTCAATGACCGGAAAGT ATTTGTTGGTCGCTTCAAATCTCGCAAAGAGCGCGAGGCTGAGCTGGGTGCCCGAGCCAAGGAGTTTACAAATGTCTACATTAAAAACTTTGGTGATGACATGGATGATGAGAAGCTGAGAGAGCTCTTCAGTAAATATG GAAGCTCCATGAGTATCAGGGTCATGACCGATGACAGTGGAAAGTCTCGAGGCTTTGGGTTTGTCAGCTTTGAGAGGCACGAAGACGCCCAGCAG GCAGTGGACGAGATGAACGGGAAGGAGATGAACGGAAAGTTGATCTACGTTGGCCGGGCCCAGAAGAAGGTGGAGCGACAGACGGAGCTCAAGCGGAAATTCGAGCAAATGAAACAAGACCGCATGACTCGCTACCAG GGTGTCAACTTGTATGTGAAGAACCTTGATGATGGAATTGACGATGAACGTCTGCGAAAGGAGTTCTCACCATTCGGCACAATAACCAGTGCCAAG GTCATGACGGAGGGAGGGCGCAGCAAAGGTTTCGGCTTTGTCTGCTTCTCATCTCCAGAGGAGGCCACCAAAGCAGTAACTGAGATGAACGGACGTATTGTAGCAACCAAGCCGCTGTATGTGGCCTTGGCCCAGCGCAAAGAAGAGCGTCAAGCACACCTGACCAACCAGTATATGCAGCGCATGGCCACTGTGCGCGCAGTGCCAAATCCAGTCATCAACCCCTACCAGCCTGCCCCACCCTCTGGATACTTCATGGCAGCCATACCCCAAGCTCAGAACCGTGCTTCTTACTACCCAGCTGCTGGGCAGATGGCCCAGCTCCGCCCAAGCCCACGCTGGACCACCCAAGGTGTCCGGCCACAAC ACTTTCAGAACATGCCAGGTGCCATGCGTCCCTCAGCTCCACGCCCTCAGACCTTCAGTGGCATGCGGCTTGGCTCCCAGGTGCCCCGCATGATGTCAGCCCAGCGAGTCG CCTCTCAGACGATGGGCCCCCGACCACCCACAGCAGCTGCTGGAGCACCCCCCCCTGTGCGTGGAGTCCCCCAGTATAAGTATGCTGCAGGAGTTCGCAACCCTACACAGCACATGACTGCGCAGCCACAAGTCAACATGCAGCAG CCTGCTGTTCATGTTCAGGGACAGGAGCCTCTGACTGCTTCCATGctggctgctgctcctccacaggAACAGAAGCAGATGCTGG GTGAGCGTCTGTTCCCACTGATCCAGAACATGCACCCCAGCCTGGCAGGAAAGATCACTGGCATGCTCTTGGAGATTGACAACTCAGAGCTGCTCCACATGCTGGAGTCTCCAGAGTCTCTCCGCTCAAAG GGGGATGAAGCTGTGGCTGTTCTTCAGGCACACCAGGCCAAGGAGGCCGCCCAGAAGACTGTGACAAATTCAACTGGTGTCCAGAGCGTCTCAACTTGA
- the LOC117828164 gene encoding polyadenylate-binding protein 1A-like isoform X2, with protein MNFDVIKGRPVRIMWSQRDPSLRKSGVGNIFIKNLDKSIDNKALYDTFSAFGNILSCKVVCDENGSKGYGFVHFETQVAAERAIEKMNGMLLNDRKVFVGRFKSRKEREAELGARAKEFTNVYIKNFGDDMDDEKLRELFSKYGSSMSIRVMTDDSGKSRGFGFVSFERHEDAQQAVDEMNGKEMNGKLIYVGRAQKKVERQTELKRKFEQMKQDRMTRYQGVNLYVKNLDDGIDDERLRKEFSPFGTITSAKVMTEGGRSKGFGFVCFSSPEEATKAVTEMNGRIVATKPLYVALAQRKEERQAHLTNQYMQRMATVRAVPNPVINPYQPAPPSGYFMAAIPQAQNRASYYPAAGQMAQLRPSPRWTTQGVRPQHFQNMPGAMRPSAPRPQTFSGMRLGSQVPRMMSAQRVASQTMGPRPPTAAAGAPPPVRGVPQYKYAAGVRNPTQHMTAQPQVNMQQPAVHVQGQEPLTASMLAAAPPQEQKQMLGERLFPLIQNMHPSLAGKITGMLLEIDNSELLHMLESPESLRSKGDEAVAVLQAHQAKEAAQKTVTNSTGVQSVST; from the exons ATGAACTTTGATGTGATCAAGGGGCGGCCTGTGCGCATCATGTGGTCACAGCGGGATCCATCATTGAGGAAAAGTGGTGTCGGTAACATCTTCATCAAGAACCTCGACAAGTCCATAGACAACAAGGCTCTTTATGACACCTTCTCTGCTTTTGggaacatcctgtcctgcaag GTGGTCTGTGATGAAAATGGCTCTAAAGGCTACGGCTTTGTGCATTTTGAGACTCAGGTGGCAGCGGAAAGAGCCATTGAGAAAATGAATGGCATGCTTCTCAATGACCGGAAAGT ATTTGTTGGTCGCTTCAAATCTCGCAAAGAGCGCGAGGCTGAGCTGGGTGCCCGAGCCAAGGAGTTTACAAATGTCTACATTAAAAACTTTGGTGATGACATGGATGATGAGAAGCTGAGAGAGCTCTTCAGTAAATATG GAAGCTCCATGAGTATCAGGGTCATGACCGATGACAGTGGAAAGTCTCGAGGCTTTGGGTTTGTCAGCTTTGAGAGGCACGAAGACGCCCAGCAG GCAGTGGACGAGATGAACGGGAAGGAGATGAACGGAAAGTTGATCTACGTTGGCCGGGCCCAGAAGAAGGTGGAGCGACAGACGGAGCTCAAGCGGAAATTCGAGCAAATGAAACAAGACCGCATGACTCGCTACCAG GGTGTCAACTTGTATGTGAAGAACCTTGATGATGGAATTGACGATGAACGTCTGCGAAAGGAGTTCTCACCATTCGGCACAATAACCAGTGCCAAG GTCATGACGGAGGGAGGGCGCAGCAAAGGTTTCGGCTTTGTCTGCTTCTCATCTCCAGAGGAGGCCACCAAAGCAGTAACTGAGATGAACGGACGTATTGTAGCAACCAAGCCGCTGTATGTGGCCTTGGCCCAGCGCAAAGAAGAGCGTCAAGCACACCTGACCAACCAGTATATGCAGCGCATGGCCACTGTGCGCGCAGTGCCAAATCCAGTCATCAACCCCTACCAGCCTGCCCCACCCTCTGGATACTTCATGGCAGCCATACCCCAAGCTCAGAACCGTGCTTCTTACTACCCAGCTGCTGGGCAGATGGCCCAGCTCCGCCCAAGCCCACGCTGGACCACCCAAGGTGTCCGGCCACAAC ACTTTCAGAACATGCCAGGTGCCATGCGTCCCTCAGCTCCACGCCCTCAGACCTTCAGTGGCATGCGGCTTGGCTCCCAGGTGCCCCGCATGATGTCAGCCCAGCGAGTCG CCTCTCAGACGATGGGCCCCCGACCACCCACAGCAGCTGCTGGAGCACCCCCCCCTGTGCGTGGAGTCCCCCAGTATAAGTATGCTGCAGGAGTTCGCAACCCTACACAGCACATGACTGCGCAGCCACAAGTCAACATGCAGCAG CCTGCTGTTCATGTTCAGGGACAGGAGCCTCTGACTGCTTCCATGctggctgctgctcctccacaggAACAGAAGCAGATGCTGG GTGAGCGTCTGTTCCCACTGATCCAGAACATGCACCCCAGCCTGGCAGGAAAGATCACTGGCATGCTCTTGGAGATTGACAACTCAGAGCTGCTCCACATGCTGGAGTCTCCAGAGTCTCTCCGCTCAAAG GGGGATGAAGCTGTGGCTGTTCTTCAGGCACACCAGGCCAAGGAGGCCGCCCAGAAGACTGTGACAAATTCAACTGGTGTCCAGAGCGTCTCAACTTGA
- the LOC117828193 gene encoding type-4 ice-structuring protein LS-12-like encodes MFTSLGAVSVLRTIRGPRVLQKSTIRSKFSCRTGPVPSAAMKFILIAAVALLALAQGSSAQDATDLEKLTQYFEEMRTKLTHDLTELINNQDLANQAKTFISDGQAQLEPLAAQVQEKLRTVATNVEEQIKPMAANVQAQVQPMMENFQQQVQAILQKLMDQTQAIGN; translated from the exons AT GTTCACATCCCTGGGGGCTGTATCAGTGCTCAGGACTATAAGAGGCCCGAGAGTACTGCAGAAAAGCACCATCCGGTCCAAATTCTCCTGCCGCACAG gTCCTGTACCCTCAGCAGCCATGAAATTCATCCTCATTGCCGCCGTCGCCCTTCTTGCTCTGGCACAGG GAAGCTCTGCTCAAGATGCTACCGATCTTGAGAAGCTCACCCAGTACTTTGAAGAGATGAGAACCAAACTGACCCATGACCTGACTGAGTTGATTAACAACCAGGACCTGGCAAACCAGGCTAA GACCTTCATCAGCGACGGGCAAGCCCAGCTGGAGCCTCTGGCTGCTCAGGTCCAGGAAAAGCTGAGGACCGTCGCCACCAACGTTGAGGAGCAGATCAAGCCAATGGCTGCCAACGTGCAGGCTCAGGTTCAGCCCATGATGGAAAACTTCCAGCAGCAGGTTCAGGCTATCCTCCAGAAGCTGATGGACCAGACCCAGGCCATTGGAAACTAA
- the lix1l gene encoding LIX1-like protein has protein sequence MESNVNSIRPQRLQPGIGFGSGPTGTLRSSLRPGVTVPIAPLLPSPASLAASSGPPPPPPPLQLHSLYGGLGVGLGPGAAGHCNPGNPAVLKEAVEAVVRSFAKHTQGYGRVNVVEALQEFWQMKLTRGADLRNGALVVYEMVPSNSPPYVCYVSLPGGSCFGSFQFCPTKAEARRSAAKIALMNSVFNEHPSRRITDDFIEKSVSEALASFNGNREEADNPNTGIGAFRFMLESNKGKSMLEFQELMTVFQLLHWNGSLKAMRERQCSRQEVLAHYSHRALDDDMRTQMAADWVNREQSVAGTIQQEVASTERELEDARLAGRELRFYKEKKDILMLAVGQLNAANTATLPSH, from the exons ATGGAATCTAACGTGAACAGTATCCGCCCTCAGAGGCTACAGCCGGGGATTGGATTCGGTTCGGGACCCACCGGAACCCTCCGCTCCTCTCTCCGGCCCGGGGTTACTGTCCCCATCGCACCGCTCCTTCCCTCCCCAGCGTCACTGGCCGCTTCGTCcgggcctcctcctcctccgcctccgcTGCAGCTCCACAGCCTGTACGGCGGTCTGGGAGTGGGGCTCGGTCCGGGGGCTGCTGGACACTGCAACCCGGGGAACCCGGCGGTGCTGAAGGAGGCGGTGGAGGCTGTGGTCCGCAGCTtcgccaaacacacacaaggttaTGGCAGAG TGAACGTGGTGGAGGCTTTGCAGGAGTTTTGGCAGATGAAGCTGACTCGAGGGGCTGACCTGCGGAATGGGGCTCTTGTTGTTTATGAAATGGTCCCATCTAACAGCCCTCCTTATGTCTGCTATGTCAGTCTTCCTGGAGGAAGCTGCTTCGGGAGTTTCCAG TTCTGTCCCACCAAGGCAGAAGCGAGACGCAGTGCTGCCAAGATTGCGCTGATGAACTCTGTTTTCAATGAGCATCCCTCCCGTCGCATCACAGACGACTTCATCGAGAAGAGCGTCAGTGAGGCACTCGCCTCTTTCAAC gGAAACAGAGAAGAAGCTGACAATCCCAACACAGGAATTGGAGCTTTTCGCTTCATGCTCGAGTCCAACAAAGGGAAATCCATGCTGGAGTTTCAG GAGCTGATGACTGTGTTCCAGCTGCTGCACTGGAACGGGAGTCTCAAAGCCATGAGAGAACGACAGTGTTCCCGACAG gaaGTGCTGGCTCACTATTCTCACCGGGCTCTGGACGACGACATGCGCACTCAGATGGCCGCAGACTGGGTGAATCGAGAGCAGAGCGTGGCGGGGACCATTCAGCAGGAAGTGGCGTCGACAGAGCGTGAGCTGGAGGACGCCAGGCTGGCAGGCAGAGAACTGCGTTTttacaaagagaagaaagacatCCTGATGTTAGCTGTCGGTCAGCTCAATGCAGCCAACACAGCCACTCTGCCCTCGCACTAA
- the sf3b4 gene encoding splicing factor 3B subunit 4, with protein sequence MAAGPISERNQDATVYVGGLDEKVSEPLLWELFLQAGPVVNTHMPKDRVTGQHQGYGFVEFLSEEDADYAIKIMNMIKLYGKPIRVNKASAHNKNLDVGANIFIGNLDPEIDEKLLYDTFSAFGVILQTPKIMRDPDTGNSKGYAFINFASFDASDAAIEAMNGQYLCNRPITVSYAFKKDSKGERHGSAAERLLAAQNPLSQADRPHQLFADAPPPPSAPTPVLTALGGGMPMPGMPPPGFPPVPPPGSMPPNMPPSMSMPPNAGGGQPGGGPPPGPPPYANMHPGMPQMPMPPPAPPGMVPPPPAPPGSAQSRAPLPPGMPPPPPMGMPPRAPYGPPMGPPVPHGMRGPPPPMPPPGYGAPRPPPFGMQRGPPMPPRPPGVPPRVPLRAPMPP encoded by the exons ATGGCAGCGGGACCAATCTCAGAAAGAAACCAAG atgCCACAGTGTATGTTGGCGGCTTGGATGAGAAAGTGTCAGAGCCGCTACTATGGGAGCTCTTCCTTCAGGCAGGTCCTGTtgtcaacacacacatgcccaaAGACAGGGTTACTGGCCAACATCAAG GTTACGGCTTTGTAGAGTTCCTCAGTGAAGAGGATGCTGACTATGCCATCAAAATTATGAATATGATAAAGCTCTATGGCAAACCAATTCGAGTTAATAAAGCTTCTGCACACAACAAAAACCTTGATGTGGGtgccaacatcttcattggcaaTCTCGATCCAGAAATAGATGAGAAACTGCTCTATGACACGTTCAGTGCCTTTGGTGTGATCCTGCAAACACCAAAGATCATGCGAGACCCAGACACTGGCAACTCCAAAGGCTACGCTTTCATCAATTTCGCCAGCTTCGATGCATCAGATGCCGCCATTGAAGCTATGAACGGCCAGTACCTCTGCAACAGGCCCATCACAGTGTCCTACGCCTTCAAGAAGGACTCCAAAGGAGAGCGACATGGATCGGCTGCAGAGCGGCTCCTGGCGGCACAGAACCCTCTCTCCCAGGCAGACAGACCACATCAGCTGTTTGCAGACGCTCCACCACCGCCAAGTGCTCCAACGCCAGTACTGACAGCTCTTGGAGGCGGGATGCCCATGCCAG GCATGCCGCCTCCTGGTTTCCCACCTGTTCCTCCTCCTGGGTCCATGCCTCCAAATATGCCCCCTTCGATGTCCATGCCCCCAAATGCTGGAGGTGGTCAGCCCGGTGGTGggcctccacctggaccaccaCCCTACGCAAACATGCATCCAG GAATGCCTCAGATGCCTATGCCCCCTCCTGCTCCCCCTGGCATGGTGCCTCCACCTCCTGCCCCTCCAGGATCAGCGCAATCACGAGCACCACTACCCCCTGGCATGCCTCCACCCCCACCTATGGGCATGCCACCCAGAGCGCCGTACGGACCTCCCATGG GTCCACCTGTACCTCATGGTATGAGAGGACCCCCTCCCCCCATGCCTCCCCCTGGCTATGGcgctcctcgtcctcctccttttGGCATGCAGAGAGGTCCTCCAATGCCTCCAAGGCCCCCTGGTGTCCCACCTCGTGTCCCTCTGAGAGCACCAATGCCCCCGTAA